Proteins found in one Methanocella sp. genomic segment:
- a CDS encoding DEAD/DEAH box helicase, with the protein MTTFQELSLSPATIKAITGMGFEEATPIQEQAIPAALQGKDVIGQAQTGTGKTAAFGIPMVETIDPRSGDIQGIVITPTRELAVQVAEELNRIGEFRGIHTLPIYGGQDIKRQINGLRRKPQIIVGTPGRLVDHMMRRKTISLK; encoded by the coding sequence ATGACAACGTTTCAAGAATTATCATTGAGTCCCGCTACTATTAAAGCAATCACCGGCATGGGTTTCGAGGAAGCCACGCCCATCCAGGAGCAGGCCATACCGGCGGCGCTGCAGGGCAAGGACGTCATCGGGCAGGCCCAGACCGGGACCGGCAAGACGGCCGCATTCGGCATACCGATGGTCGAGACCATAGATCCCCGCTCCGGAGACATTCAGGGTATAGTAATTACTCCCACGCGTGAGCTGGCAGTGCAGGTCGCCGAGGAATTGAATCGAATAGGGGAGTTCCGGGGCATCCATACGCTGCCCATCTACGGCGGACAGGATATCAAGCGCCAGATCAACGGTCTCAGGAGAAAGCCCCAGATCATCGTCGGCACGCCCGGGCGTCTCGTCGACCACATGATGCGGCGGAAGACTATATCGCTTAAGA